A genomic window from Schistocerca serialis cubense isolate TAMUIC-IGC-003099 chromosome 4, iqSchSeri2.2, whole genome shotgun sequence includes:
- the LOC126474589 gene encoding uncharacterized protein LOC126474589 codes for MDYADAAAAAAATAAERAGPSLLSLTASRDAARARWAGGGVLAGTARPRLGQAAATRCRPSRAAQHSTARRRRRGTSPARLTGCLAHASRHLSPPKPPTAMRTATVALSVARQPPLQPAVPPCVSTRAAELKRRLWRYVRFDSIE; via the coding sequence cagcagcggccgcGGCAGCGACGGCAGCGGAGCGGGCAGGGCCGAGCTTGCTCTCACTCACCGCGTCGCGTGACGCTGCCCGGGCGCGCTGGGCAGGCGGGGGTGTGCTCGCCGGGACGGCGCGGCCGCGACTGGGCCAGGCGGCCGCCACGCGCTGCAGGCCGTCCCGCgccgcacagcacagcacagcacgccGGCGCCGCCGCGGCACGAGCCCGGCCCGCCTCACAGGCTGCCTCGCCCACGCCTCTCGCCACCTCTCGCCGCCCAAGCCTCCGACAGCAATGCGGACGGCGACGGTAGCTCTCTCCGTTGCTAGGCAACCCCCACTACAGCCAGCAGTACCGCCGTGCGTCTCAACTCGAGCAGCAGAGTTGAAGCGGAGGTTGTGGCGTTACGTACGCTTCGATTCAATAGAGTAA